One genomic segment of Isachenkonia alkalipeptolytica includes these proteins:
- the gap gene encoding type I glyceraldehyde-3-phosphate dehydrogenase: MKKVAINGFGRIGRNVLKSYLEKKLNWEIVAINDLTDAKTLGHLLRYDSIYGKLTEDLEVREDALIIAGKEVKIFSEKDPANLPWAELGVDLVIESTGIFRSKEEANRHIEAGARKVLITAPAKNEDITIVMGVNEKDYDPQKHNVLSNASCTTNCLAPFAKLLDEHFSIKRGIMTTIHSYTNDQNILDLPHKDLRRARAAAQSIIPTTTGAAEAVSLVLPQLKGKLTGMAMRVPTPTVSVVDLVVEVEKNTDVEAVNEVFKNAANNELKGILDYSEEPLVSADYIKNEFSTIIDGLSTDVMQDNMIKVIAWYDNEWGYSVRVVDLVDYMFSKE, translated from the coding sequence ATGAAAAAAGTAGCGATTAATGGTTTTGGAAGAATCGGAAGAAATGTTTTAAAGTCCTATCTGGAAAAAAAATTGAATTGGGAAATTGTGGCGATCAACGATTTAACCGATGCAAAAACCCTGGGTCACCTATTAAGGTATGACAGTATTTACGGAAAACTGACAGAAGATTTGGAAGTCCGTGAAGATGCACTAATCATCGCGGGAAAAGAAGTAAAAATCTTCAGTGAAAAAGACCCTGCAAACCTTCCTTGGGCAGAGCTTGGAGTAGACTTAGTTATTGAATCCACAGGTATATTCAGGTCCAAAGAAGAAGCAAACCGCCATATTGAAGCGGGTGCAAGAAAAGTTTTAATTACTGCGCCGGCGAAAAATGAAGATATCACCATTGTGATGGGAGTTAATGAAAAAGATTATGATCCACAAAAACATAATGTATTATCAAATGCATCCTGCACTACGAATTGCTTAGCCCCTTTTGCAAAATTGTTGGATGAACATTTTTCTATAAAAAGAGGAATTATGACCACTATTCATTCCTATACAAATGATCAAAATATTCTAGACCTGCCCCATAAAGATTTACGACGGGCAAGAGCCGCAGCGCAGTCCATCATACCCACTACCACCGGTGCAGCAGAAGCGGTTTCCTTAGTTCTCCCCCAGTTAAAAGGGAAGCTGACGGGTATGGCTATGCGTGTCCCAACGCCTACGGTATCGGTGGTTGACTTGGTTGTGGAGGTTGAAAAGAATACGGATGTGGAGGCTGTAAATGAAGTGTTCAAAAATGCAGCAAACAATGAATTAAAAGGGATTCTTGATTATTCCGAGGAACCTTTGGTATCAGCAGATTATATCAAAAACGAATTCTCTACAATCATAGACGGATTATCCACGGATGTAATGCAGGATAATATGATCAAGGTAATTGCATGGTATGATAATGAGTGGGGTTATTCCGTAAGAGTTGTAGATCTTGTGGACTATATGTTTTCGAAAGAGTAA